A genomic stretch from Solanum stenotomum isolate F172 chromosome 8, ASM1918654v1, whole genome shotgun sequence includes:
- the LOC125872300 gene encoding putative receptor-like protein kinase At3g47110: protein MELQTTFVHSSSLFFLSFHAILFMFLYLSFPECASAGILGNQTDKLALLDLKSQITEDPQGLMDSWNATLNISKTIDWLALSPSIGNLSFLRILDISDNSFHGVIPPELGQLIRLQTMNLSFNFLRGEIPFTLSRCVNVVNLILDHNILEGHIPTELGSLTKLEMLYLKNNNLTGNVPNSVGNLTSLRELYISYNDLEGELPETMANMRSLIELGVSVNSLSGEFPPALYNLSSLTLLSLSFNKFRGRLRPDIGLAFPNLQRLYLANNYFTGSIPASLSNCSDLLRLDIPLNNFTGNIPLSFGNLKNLLWLNVLDNQLGIGAPDDLNFINSLTNCKMLEFLDIANNKFGGMLPYSITNLSTTLTKLLIGYNRISGTIPREISNLVNLDMLSIQGTLINGSIPDSIGMLSNLKNLHMESNQLTGNIPSSLGNIRGLLYIYLQDNNLEGTIPSSLGNCTSLQTLDIAQNKLSGSIPKQVIALSSLSVLLNMSYNSLSGPLPVEIGNLTNLAALDISNNKLSGEIPHSLESCSSLEILYLQGNIFEGTIPPLDDLKNIQYLDLSRNNLSGNIPRSITKHVSLQNLNLSFNHLDGEVPVQGVFSDASRIQVMGNMNLCGGIEELHLHPCLKHANKRPQKHIALILVLALGTSAACLTLLLLVSYCCVKKRKHRPSTASSFRKGYTQVSYEDLLNATGGFSSNNLIGSGSFGSVYRGNLSPEGTIAIKVLKLEKKGASKSFLAECEALRNIRHQNLVKISTVCSSVDFDGNDFKALIYPFMENGSLDEWLHPKEGQMLQKRLSILHRLNITIDVASALHYLHSQCHTSIVHCDLKPSNVLLDNDLTALVSDFGLAKFLSDSGQNADVNQFSTTGIKGTVGYAAPEYGMGGQVSCQGDVYSFGILLLEIFTGRRPTSELFEDNETLHSFVKQALPGQVMDVVDQSALYETEPGDLMDILSCRSDFSDEFVECLVSILTAGVSCSEETPQARISMGQVILDLISIRNKLSRILVHSEKVISRKGES, encoded by the exons ATGGAGCTTCAAACTACTTTTGTTCATTCAAgctctcttttttttctgtcATTCCATGCTATTCTCTTCATGTTCCTATACTTATCTTTTCCAGAGTGTGCTTCAGCAGGCATACTTGGGAATCAAACAGACAAACTTGCATTACTTGATCTTAAGTCTCAAATAACTGAAGATCCACAAGGACTCATGGATTCTTGGAATGCCACTCTCAAT ATCTCAAAGACCATAGATTGGCTGGCACTATCACCTAGCATTGGCAATCTTTCATTTCTTCGAATTCTTGACATCTCGGATAACTCCTTTCACGGTGTAATCCCTCCAGAGCTTGGCCAATTGATCAGACTTCAAACCATGAACTTAAGCTTCAACTTCTTGAGAGGTGAAATCCCGTTTACCCTGTCTCGTTGCGTTAACGTTGTTAACCTTATTCTAGACCATAATATCCTTGAAGGACACATTCCTACTGAACTTGGTTCATTGACAAAGCTGGAAATGTTGTACCTCAAGAACAACAATCTCACAGGAAATGTTCCGAATTCTGTTGGAAATCTTACATCTCTAAGAGAGCTTTACATTTCCTACAATGACTTGGAAGGTGAATTACCGGAAACAATGGCCAATATGAGAAGCTTGATTGAGTTAGGTGTTTCAGTGAACTCTCTGTCCGGAGAATTTCCCCCTGCACTCTACAATCTTTCATCTCTTACACTTTTAAGCTTGTCATTTAACAAGTTCAGAGGCAGACTTAGACCAGATATTGGCCTTGCCTTCCCAAATCTTCAGAGACTGTATTTGGCCAACAATTACTTCACTGGTTCAATACCAGCTTCATTGTCCAATTGTTCAGATCTTCTTCGGCTTGATATTCCTCTAAACAATTTCACAGGAAATATACCGTTGAGTTTTGGAAACCTCAAGAATCTCTTATGGCTAAATGTTCTCGATAACCAGCTTGGAATTGGTGCACCTGATGATctaaatttcataaattctttAACCAATTGCAAAATGCTTGAGTTCCTGGACATTGCAAACAACAAATTTGGAGGTATGTTGCCTTACTCTATAACTAATCTCTCAACAACTTTGACAAAGCTACTGATTGGATACAACAGGATAAGTGGAACCATACCTAGAGAGATCTCCAACCTTGTCAACTTGGATATGCTTAGCATCCAAGGAACTCTTATCAATGGTAGCATTCCTGATTCTATTGGAATGTTATCAAACTTGAAAAATCTGCACATGGAATCGAATCAGTTGACAGGAAATATCCCCTCTTCCTTAGGAAACATTAGAGGATTGCTGTACATTTATTTGCAAGATAATAACTTGGAGGGAACCATACCTTCAAGTTTAGGAAATTGTACATCTCTCCAAACCTTAGACATCGCTCAGAATAAACTCAGCGGTAGTATACCCAAACAAGTCATTGCACTCTCCTCCCTTTCGGTACTCCTTAATATGTCTTACAACTCTTTGAGTGGTCCCTTGCCTGTTGAAATAGGTAACCTGACCAATCTTGCTGCACTTGACATATCGAACAACAAACTGTCTGGTGAAATTCCACACTCACTGGAGAGTTGTTCATCCCTTGAAATACTCTACCTGCAAGGAAACATCTTTGAAGGAACGATTCCTCCTCTGGATGATCTGAAAAACATTCAGTATCTTGATCTTTCACGTAATAACTTGTCAGGCAACATTCCTAGGAGTATCACCAAGCATGTTTCATTACAGAACCTCAATTTGTCGTTTAACCACCTTGACGGAGAGGTGCCAGTTCAAGGTGTTTTTTCTGATGCAAGTAGAATTCAAGTGATGGGAAATATGAATCTTTGTGGGGGAATTGAAGAGCTGCATTTGCATCCATGTCTCAAGCATGCAAATAAAAGACCCCAGAAGCACATTGCCCTCATTTTGGTGCTGGCACTGGGTACTAGTGCTGCATGTTTAACTTTGTTGCTGCTAGTTTCGTATTGCTGCGTGAAAAAGAGGAAGCATAGGCCTAGCACAGCATCTTCATTCAGGAAAGGATACACTCAAGTTTCCTATGAAGATCTCTTAAATGCAACTGGTGGGTTCTCTTCAAATAACTTGATAGGATCAGGAAGTTTTGGCTCCGTTTACAGAGGAAATCTTTCTCCAGAAGGAACAATTGCAATAAAGGTactaaaacttgaaaaaaaggGTGCTTCGAAAAGCTTTTTAGCTGAATGTGAAGCCTTGAGGAACATAAGGCACCAGAACCTGGTGAAGATCTCAACTGTTTGCTCAAGTGTTGATTTTGATGGCAATGATTTCAAAGCTCTCATTTATCCATTTATGGAAAATGGGAGCTTAGACGAGTGGTTGCACCCAAAGGAGGGACAGATGCTGCAGAAGAGATTGAGTATCTTACACAGATTAAACATCACAATAGATGTGGCTTCAGCATTGCACTATCTTCACAGTCAATGCCATACATCTATAGTTCACTGTGATCTTAAGCCAAGCAATGTTCTACTGGACAATGATCTGACTGCTCTTGTTAGCGACTTTGGTTTGGCAAAGTTCCTGTCTGACTCAGGTCAAAATGCCGATGTAAATCAATTCAGCACAACTGGGATTAAAGGCACAGTAGGTTATGCTGCTCCAG AATATGGCATGGGTGGTCAGGTATCATGTCAAGGAGATGTCTATAGCTTTGGGATTCTTCTATTAGAGATTTTCACTGGACGAAGACCAACCAGTGAACTATTTGAGGACAATGAAACTCTTCACAGTTTTGTTAAGCAGGCATTGCCCGGTCAAGTGATGGATGTTGTGGATCAATCTGCTTTGTACGAGACAGAACCAGGGGATCTTATGGATATACTCAGCTGCAGAAGTGACTTCTCGGATGAATTTGTTGAATGCTTAGTTTCTATTCTTACTGCTGGAGTTTCTTGTTCAGAGGAAACTCCACAAGCCAGAATAAGCATGGGTCAAGTTATTTTAGATCTCATTTCCATCAGAAACAAATTGAGCAGAATTTTAGTTCATTCAGAGAAAGTGATCTCAAGAAAAGGTGAATCATAA
- the LOC125872299 gene encoding cis-prenyltransferase 7, chloroplastic-like: protein MLSLRVSLSPNSNITLTNRSNQYNFRTKVLATTTNSSSNSYNAAAMELGRGPAVALPEGLKLELMPKHVAVIMDGHRRWARQKGLSVEQGHRAGGEKMQVLTRLCNQWGIKVLTLFAFSTENWTRPKEEVDFLMELCLDLASSQENLDECTRENIRFSFIGDKSILSKSLREALILREETTKSNSGLHVMVALNYSGRQDILQATKSIASKVNNGHLTVKDIDNNIFEQELETHRAEFPEPDLLIRTSGEQRISNFMLWQLAYTELYFAKKLFPDMEEEDFIDALKSFQPRERRYGGSQKI, encoded by the exons ATGTTATCGCTGCGAGTCTCACTTTCCCCTAATTCCAATATTACACTTACCAACAGATCAAACCAATATAATTTTCGTACCAAGGTTCTTGCAACTACTACTAATAGTAGTTCAAACAGTTATAATGCTGCAGCTATGGAGCTTGGCCGAGGGCCGGCAGTGGCACTGCCGGAGGGCCTCAAGCTAGAATTAATGCCGAAGCACGTGGCGGTGATTATGGATGGTCACAGAAGGTGGGCAAGACAAAAAGGTTTGAGCGTAGAGCAAGGTCACCGCGCTGGTGGAGAGAAAATGCAAGTCCTCACTCGCCTTTGTAACCAGTGGGGAATCAAAGTTCTCACTCTCTTTGCCTTTTCTACTGAAAACTGGACTCGCCCTAAA GAGGAGGTTGACTTTCTCATGGAGTTGTGTTTAGATCTGGCAAGCTCACAAGAAAACTTGGATGAGTGTACAAG GGAAAATATACGATTTTCATTTATTGGAGATAAATCAATCCTTTCCAAGTCTCTACGGGAAGCTCTTATTCTGAGGGAGGAGACGACGAAATCTAATTCGGGACTGCATGTTATGGTAGCGCTCAATTACAGTGGACGACAAGATATATTACAAGCAACCAAAAGCATTGCCAGTAAAGTAAATAATGGACATTTAACTGTAAAAGACATTGACAACAACATCTTTGAACAAGAACTGGAAACTCATCGCGCCGAATTTCCTGAACCAGATTTGTTAATTCGAACAAGTGGAGAGCAAAGAATTAGCAACTTCATGTTATGGCAATTAGCTTATACTGAACTCTATTTTGCAAAGAAATTATTCCCTGACATGGAAGAAGAAGATTTTATCGACGCTTTAAAGTCGTTTCAGCCAAGAGAAAGACGTTATGGTGGATCACAAAAAATCTAA
- the LOC125874489 gene encoding ABC transporter G family member 31-like: MAASNGSEFFDLDVEAQNESFGRRSNAESVEEDEHELMWAALEKLPTRKRTNFALVKRNEEESSAGRSHDTVDVRNLDRNTRQLVVDRAMATTEQDNYKLLAGVKERLDSVGLEVPKVEVRYEDITLTANVTVGSRALPTLVNSVRDVIESILTGLRIFRPKRNSLTILNNVSGVIKPGRMTLLLGPPGSGKTSLLLALSGKLDNSLKKRGIITYNGHKLDEFCVQRTSAYISQTDNHIAELTVRETVDFAARCQGASQGFGEYMKDLDRLEKERSIRPNSEIDAYMKASSVGGKKHSVSTDYVLKVLGLDVCSDTIVGNDMIRGVSGGQRKRVTTGEMIVGPRKTLFMDEISTGLDSSTTYQIVKCLRNFVHLMDATLMIALLQPAPETFELFDDLVLLSEGYVVYHGPQADVIEFFESLGFRLPPRKGVADFLQEVTSRKDQAQYWADNSRPYEFVPVHAIAEAFRNSRYGQDIKSFLSTPYDRSKGHPSALSTTKFAIPRWDLFKACFEREWLLMTRHSFLYIFRTFQVAFVGFVTCTMFLKTRIHPTDLTNGNLYLSCLFFALIHMMFNGFSELPLLIFRLPVFYKQRDNMFYPAWSWSLCSWILRLPYSVIEAVVWSFVVYWSVGFAPGAGRFFRYMFTLFVVHQMGMGLFRSIASIARVLVVSNTFASAALLITFLSGGFIVPKGMIKPWWEWAFWISPLTYGQRAISVNEFTATRWTEKISIGNITLGNAVLRSHSLPTTNSWYWLGVGVLLLYILFFNAILTLALAILNPIRKSGAVVSPEAVGTDGGSKTSESNGDPDPGMTKKKGMILPFQPLAMTFHNVKYFVDMPKEMSSEGIPEKKLQLLSSVSGVFSPGVLTALVGSSGAGKTTLMDCLAGRKTSGYIEGDIKISGYLKQQETFARVSGYVEQNDIHSPQVTVFESLWFSSYLRLPKEVNKEQREEFVKEVMDLVELDSLKNALVGLPGSSGLSTEQRKRLTIAVELVANPSIIFMDEPTSGLDARAAAIVMRTVRNTVDTGRTVVCTIHQPSIEIFEAFDELLLMKRGGQVIYGGKLGEKSQTMVDYFQSIPGIPPIPSGYNPATWMLEISTPAAEERMGQDFAVIYRNSEQFRGVEALIKQLSVPPENSEPLKFTSTYSQGAFSQFRICLWKQNLVYWRSPTYNAVRLFFTTLSALILGSIFWDVGSKRDSTQNLFVVMGALYSSCLFLGVNNASSVQPIVAIERTVFYREKAAGMYSPLPYAAAQGLVEIPYIFMQTLLFGIISYLMINFERTAEKFLLYLVFMFLTFSYFTFYGMMAVGLTPTPHLAAVISSAFYSLWNLMSGFLVPKPSIPGWWIWFYYISPVAWTLRGIISSQLGDVEEIMTGPGFQGTVKEYLEVSLGFGPGWIGWSALILVGFCLLFFTVFALSVKVLNFQKR, translated from the exons atgGCGGCATCGAACGGGAGTGAGTTTTTTGATTTAGATGTGGAGGCACAAAATGAGAGTTTTGGTCGCCGGTCGAATGCGGAGTCGGTGGAGGAAGACGAGCATGAGTTGATGTGGGCAGCGTTAGAGAAATTGCCGACGCGGAAGCGAACGAATTTCGCTTTGGTGAAGCGGAATGAGGAGGAATCTAGCGCAGGGAGGAGTCATGACACCGTCGATGTGAGAAATCTTGATCGGAACACTCGACAGCTTGTCGTCGATAGAGCAATGGCGACTACTGAACAGGATAATTATAAGTTGCTTGCCGGAGTAAAAGAGCGCCTCGATAG TGTGGGATTGGAGGTTCCGAAAGTTGAAGTTCGATATGAGGATATAACACTCACAGCAAATGTGACTGTTGGCTCCAGAGCTTTGCCTACTTTGGTGAATTCAGTCCGTGATGTCATCGAG AGTATATTGACTGGACTGAGGATATTCCGTCCTAAGAGAAACTCTCTTACCATTTTGAACAACGTGAGTGGTGTTATAAAACCTGGGAG GATGACACTGCTCCTTGGACCTCCTGGTTCTGGTAAAACTTCATTGCTTTTAGCTCTTTCAGGGAAGCTTGATAATAGCTTAAAG AAAAGAGGGATTATCACGTATAATGGACATAAGCTGGATGAATTTTGTGTGCAAAGAACTTCAGCTTACATAAGTCAGACAGATAATCATATTGCTGAGTTAACTGTAAGAGAAACTGTAGATTTTGCTGCTAGATGCCAAGGTGCAAGTCAAGGATTTGGAG AATATATGAAAGACCTTGATCGTTTAGAGAAGGAAAGAAGTATACGTCCAAACTCTGAAATAGACGCATATATGAAG GCATCTTCTGTTGGTGGTAAGAAGCACAGCGTGTCTACAGATTACGTCTTGAAAGTTCTTGGTTTAGATGTATGTTCAGATACAATTGTTGGCAATGACATGATAAGAGGAGTTTCAGGTGGACAAAGGAAGCGAGTTACGACAG GAGAAATGATTGTCGGACCCAGGAAAACACTTTTCATGGATGAAATATCTACTGGACTTGATAGCTCCACGACGTACCAAATTGTCAAGTGCTTAAGAAATTTTGTTCATTTAATGGACGCAACGTTGATGATTGCTCTTCTTCAACCTGCACCTGAGACTTTTGAATTGTTTGATGATCTGGTATTACTCTCTGAAGGTTATGTCGTGTACCATGGTCCCCAAGCAGATGTTATTGAATTCTTTGAATCATTAGGCTTTCGATTGCCACCCCGTAAGGGCGTTGCAGATTTCCTTCAAGAG GTTACCTCAAGAAAGGATCAGGCACAATACTGGGCTGATAATTCCAGACCATATGAATTCGTTCCTGTTCATGCAATTGCCGAAGCGTTTAGGAACTCCAGATATGGTCAGGATATAAAGTCCTTCCTTTCTACTCCATATGATAGATCCAAAGGTCATCCCTCAGCTCTATCTACAACAAAGTTTGCTATTCCCAGATGGGATCTCTTTAAAGCTTGTTTCGAGAGAGAGTGGCTTCTAATGACTAGGCATAGTTTTCTTTATATCTTCAGAACGTTTCAG GTTGCTTTTGTTGGATTTGTAACATGCACAATGTTTCTAAAAACACGGATACATCCCACGGATTTGACGAACGGCAACTTGTATCTTTCTTGTTTGTTTTTCGCCTTGATTCATATGATGTTCAACGGATTTTCAGAACTGCCTCTCTTAATATTTCGCCTCCCAGTCTTCTATAAGCAAAGAGATAATATGTTTTATCCTGCATGGTCATGGTCCTTGTGTAGCTGGATCCTGCGTTTACCTTACTCTGTAATTGAAGCTGTCGTATGGTCTTTTGTTGTGTACTGGAGTGTAGGTTTCGCACCTGGTGCTGGGAG GTTTTTCCGCTACATGTTTACACTCTTTGTAGTACACCAGATGGGAATGGGTCTCTTTCGATCAATAGCTTCTATTGCACGAGTTTTGGTTGTCTCAAATACATTTGCATCAGCTGCACTGCTGATCACATTTTTATCGGGCGGTTTTATCGTGCCAAAAG GAATGATCAAGCCATGGTGGGAATGGGCCTTTTGGATTTCACCATTGACATATGGACAACGAGCTATTTCAGTTAATGAATTTACTGCCACACGATGGACGGAG AAGATAAGCATTGGAAACATAACTCTTGGGAATGCCGTTCTGCGATCGCACAGCCTGCCAACAACCAATAGCTGGTATTGGCTGGGAGTAGGTGTTTTATTGCTCTACATTTTGTTTTTCAACGCTATTCTGACTCTAGCCTTGGCTATTCTCAACC caATAAGAAAATCCGGGGCAGTTGTCTCACCAGAAGCAGTGGGTACAGATG GAGGTAGTAAGACTTCTGAGTCAAATGGGGACCCTGACCCGGGGATGACTAAAAAAAAGGGGATGATACTGCCATTCCAACCACTGGCAATGACTTTCCATAATGTCAAATACTTTGTTGACATGCCAAAG GAAATGAGTTCAGAAGGAATACCTGAAAAGAAGCTGCAACTACTGTCGAGTGTTAGTGGAGTATTCTCTCCTGGTGTTCTTACCGCATTGGTTGGTTCGAGTGGAGCAGGAAAAACCACATTGATGGATTGCCTAGCTGGAAGGAAAACTTCTGGATATATAGAGGGTGACATTAAGATATCAGGATACCTGAAACAACAAGAAACTTTTGCTAGAGTTTCAGGATATGTTGAACAAAATGACATACATTCTCCTCAAGTCACAGTTTTTGAATCCCTATGGTTTTCTTCTTATCTGCGTCTTCCCAAAGAAGTGAATAAGGAACAAAGAGAG GAGTTTGTTAAGGAGGTAATggatttggtggaacttgacTCTCTAAAGAATGCTTTGGTAGGCTTGCCTGGAAGTTCTGGCTTATCAACAGAACAAAGAAAGCGCTTGACAATTGCAGTAGAACTTGTGGCAAATCCTTCGATAATTTTCATGGATGAGCCTACATCTGGGCTTGATGCACGAGCAGCAGCCATTGTAATGCGAACTGTTCGTAATACTGTAGACACTGGCAGAACTGTTGTTTGCACAATCCATCAGCCAAGTATCGAAATTTTTGAAGCATTTGATGAG CTTCTTCTTATGAAACGTGGAGGACAAGTGATATATGGGGGGAAGCTTGGGGAGAAGTCACAAACTATGGTTGACTACTTTCAG AGTATTCCTGGGATACCCCCAATTCCTAGTGGTTACAATCCTGCAACCTGGATGCTTGAGATAAGTACGCCAGCTGCTGAAGAAAGGATGGGACAAGATTTTGCAGTAATATACAGAAATTCTGAGCAGTTCAG GGGAGTGGAGGCCTTAATTAAGCAACTGAGCGTCCCGCCTGAGAACTCAGAACCTCTAAAGTTCACCAGCACATACAGTCAAGGTGCATTTTCTCAGTTTAGGATCTGTCTCTGGAAGCAAAATCTTGTGTATTGGAGAAGTCCGACTTATAATGCTGTTAGGTTGTTCTTTACAACGTTGAGTGCTCTGATTCTCGGTTCTATATTTTGGGATGTCGGTTCAAAAAG GGACTCCACTCAAAATTTGTTCGTTGTTATGGGTGCACTTTATTCTTCATGCTTGTTCCTGGGGGTCAATAATGCTTCTTCTGTACAGCCAATAGTTGCCATTGAGAGAACAGTTTTCTACAGGGAGAAGGCTGCTGGAATGTACTCTCCTCTACCATATGCAGCAGCTCAG GGGTTAGTCGAAATTCCATACATCTTCATGCAGACATTACTATTTGGAATCATTTCATATTTGATGATCAACTTTGAAAGGACAGCTG AAAAATTTCTCCTATATCTAGTGTTCATGTTTCTGACATTCAGCTATTTCACCTTTTACGGTATGATGGCTGTTGGTCTTACGCCAACTCCACATTTGGCTGCTGTCATTTCATCTGCATTTTATTCGCTGTGGAACCTCATGTCTGGCTTTCTTGTTCCAAAACCT AGTATCCCTGGATGGTGGATATGGTTCTACTACATCAGCCCAGTGGCATGGACATTGCGGGGCATTATTAGCTCTCAACTTGGCGATGTAGAAGAAATAATGACAGGACCTGGATTTCAAGGCACTGTGAAAGAGTATCTGGAGGTCAGCCTAGGTTTTGGACCTGGATGGATTGGGTGGTCAGCTCTGATACTTGTTGGATTTTGCTTGCTCTTCTTCACTGTCTTTGCATTATCAGTCAAAGTTCTCAACTTCCAAAAAAGATGA
- the LOC125874025 gene encoding cis-prenyltransferase 7, chloroplastic: MLSLGFSLPHPSNNKLIITNKNQYNFRTNLAKVCSNNVNAAGDQLVTLPERLKHVAVIMDGHRRWAKNKGLTVKQGHRAGGEKIQVLTRLCSQWGVKVLTIFAFSTENWVRLKEEVDFLMKLFLELIGSQENLDEWTRDGRRVSFIGDKSILSKSLQKALAVMEERTKCNSGLHVIIAINYSGRHDILQATKSIASKVKNGHLTVKDIDQSLFEQELETYCAEFPEPDLLIRTSGEKRVSNFMLWQLAYTEFYFANKLFPDMEEADFMEALMSFKSRQRRYGGQKI, from the exons ATGCTATCCCTGGGATTCTCACTTCCTCATCCTTCcaataataaactaattattacCAACAAAAACCAATATAATTTTCGTACCAATTTAGCCAAGGTTTGTTCTAATAATGTTAATGCAGCTGGGGATCAATTAGTGACACTGCCTGAGCGCCTCAAACATGTTGCAGTGATCATGGATGGTCATAGAAGGTGGGCAAAAAACAAAGGCTTGACCGTAAAGCAAGGTCACCGCGCTGGCGGAGAGAAAATTCAAGTCCTCACCCGCCTTTGTAGCCAGTGGGGAGTCAAAGTTCTCACCATTTTTGCATTCTCTACAGAAAATTGGGTTCGCCTCAAA GAGGAAGTTGACTTTCTTATGAAGTTGTTTTTAGAGCTGATAGGCTCACAAGAAAACTTGGATGAGTGGACAAG GGATGGTAGACGAGTATCATTTATTGGGGATAAATCAATCCTTTCCAAGTCTTTACAGAAAGCTCTTGCGGTAATGGAGGAGAGAACAAAATGTAATTCTGGACTACATGTTATTATAGCAATCAATTACAGTGGACGACATGATATATTACAAGCAACCAAAAGCATTGCCAGTAAAGTGAAAAATGGACATTTAACTGTAAAAGACATTGATCAGAGCCTATTTGAACAAGAACTGGAAACTTATTGCGCTGAATTTCCTGAACCAGATTTGTTAATTAGAACAAGTGGAGAGAAAAGAGTTAGCAATTTCATGTTATGGCAATTAGCTTATACTGAATTCTATTTCGCGAATAAGTTATTTCCTGACATGGAAGAAGCTGATTTTATGGAGGCTTTAATGTCGTTTAAGTCGAGACAGAGACGTTATGGTGGACAAAAAATCTAG
- the LOC125874907 gene encoding uncharacterized protein LOC125874907 — MAEKLAPEKRHSFVHNGQKVFEWDQTLEELNIYITLPENVPKKLFYCKIESKHLEVGIKGNPPYLNHDLMNPVKTDCSFWTLEDDILHVTLQKRDKGQTWSSPIVGQGQLDPYASDLEQKRLMLQRFQEENPGFDFSQAQFSGNCPDPKTFMGGIGST, encoded by the exons ATGGCTGAAAAATTGGCCCCTGAGAAACGTCATAGCTTCGTCCATAATG GCCAGAAGGTGTTCGAATGGGACCAAACGCTTGAAGAATTGAACATTTACATAACTCTTCCAGAAAATGTTCCGAAGAAGCTTTTTTATTGCAAGATTGAGTCTAAGCATTTGGAAGTTGGGATCAAAGGCAACCCACCTTACCTTAAT CATGATCTTATGAACCCAGTGAAGACCGATTGTTCCTTCTGGACTCTag AGGATGATATACTTCATGTAACCTTACAGAAGAGGGATAAAGGTCAGACATGGTCTTCTCCTATAGTGGGCCAAGGGCAGTTGGATCCATATGCCAGTGATCTTGAACAGAAAAGGCTCATGCTTCAAAGGTTCCAAGAAGAG AATCCTGGTTTTGATTTCTCACAGGCACAATTCTCTGGGAATTGTCCTGATCCAAAGACCTTCATGGGGGGAATTGGTTCAACTTGA